Part of the Vigna radiata var. radiata cultivar VC1973A chromosome 11, Vradiata_ver6, whole genome shotgun sequence genome is shown below.
CGTAGTCGCCGGAGGCCCTGGCGAAGACGCCACGGTCGCCGACATGGTGTTCAACGTTGCAGATGACAGCACCCTCGGGGATAGATCGGAGGGGCAAGACGTTGCCAACAACGAGGGTGGCCTTCTTGCCGCAGTAGAGGAACTGCCCGGTGTAGAGACCCTCCGCGGCGACGAAGAGTTCCGTCTGCTTCTTGTAGCGGAAGGGATGGCGGAATGTAACCTTGGCAAGTGGAGCGCCACGACCAGGATCGTGGATAATGTCGGTGACCACTCCCTTCAGGTAGCCATTGCGTTCGCCGAAATCGAGGCTGCGAAACCTCGCCGGACCCTTGCGATGGTGGGTGTGGGATTTGAAAACAGACCCCGCACCCTTACGCTGGGCGCGAATTACCCTTCCCATTCCGATTCACCTGTGTGTATCCGCCGCGCAGATGGAAGAAGGATGGATGGGAAACTAGGGTTTTGGCTATGCTGGTAATATATAGCGGACGCCCTGTTACTATATTGCAATTTAGTAACTTAGGTTTATAGATTTCATGGGAGTGCAGGAGAAAAAAAGGGAGGTGCATGAAGAAGTAGCCTGGATAGTTTTAAGATGGGGCCCGAATCACCGAGCCCAATAACTGCCAAAATGGGCTTTAAAGGAATGGTATTGTTAGCATTCTGCGCCCCGATCACTTATTGGCTATTATTGTCTGCACCTTCATATTTTCTTCTCACACTTCTAAGACTGTGAGACAATGCCGTTGCCGTATACGCGCGCCGCTGAAGAGATCCAAAGGCCGCTGGCGAAGGATGAGACCGGCGTGAAAGTCGATGATTCGCACTACTTTTTCCTCTTTCCCAAGGGCTCTGATCCCGAGGAGGTGGAAGAGAATGTGCTTACTTAGCTATGGGTTAACGATCGCGTTGAAGGAGTAGGAGGGGCTTCTGAAGGAGCTTGACGCCGTTCTGGAGAGCTGCAGCTGCTTATCTGTGCAGAGGATTTCGGGGAATGCAAAGAAGAAAGGGGAGGCTCTGGATGGGAGCGTGGTGGAGGTATCGGGTTAATCTTGTTAAAATTGGTAATTTACCTTTGAATTTACGGAATTTGATTGAATGtattattaagattaatttGTTACAGATTTTACATTATCAACAACAAGGAGtttaatttatggaaaaatagtttataattgtCCTGAAAATCCTTTACAAACAAGGacgatgatattttaataatattttttaacaattttttataacaattttttaacaccagtcattttatgtttgaatttattttataaaaatatttgaaaggaaCCTACCACGTCacagaaaatgtaaaaaaaattgttaaagaaattttttctaaattttaaataattgttaaagaGATTAAGATTTTTCAAATGTGTATATGACAATTTATAGTGGGATGATTGTCTAAAAACAGCCTTtacatttttaatgtattataattaaattttaattttatctctgattagtgaaattttttattatattatcatgTGCCTCTTATGTTACTAAATTTGTCAAGAATTCGTATTTTAAGTACTTGGTTTGGTAATTAAGCTTCAAATAGTATGGTAATACGTGTGTACCAAAAATAGTTtgcttaattattttgtttcaattttcacAACGTATAAGAATTTCTTTGGTTTGATAGAACATTTTTGGCTTTCATTTATTGTgtttcttttccaaaataattaaagaaatatcatCTTATTTTcactttgattttggtttttaagATTGTATGCATGAACTAGTTAAAACTATTTTCGTCTGCTGTTACAATCTATTTGGTCTGATTGTACATCAATGATCTTCTATCCACGTTTTCACCCTTACCACCAGTTATTATCCTATgctgaataatttttttaatgataatgatTAGTTATCATAATATGCTGTTTATGTTCTATACACTTTAATGATTCTGGAGTTTAGTAGGATTGAAGAACATTTAAGTGACGAGGGCATTACGGGAGATCCCAATGATGCCATCCAAAACCTTGAACTCTACTAAGAGAGTTGCAATTATTAAATTGGAAGTATTAGCATGTACTAATATCTTGAAATCCTAAAATCTTTCAATGCTTCATTCTTTCAGTGATTAGAATTAGTAATGCACTCATGCTTCTATTACAATTCAGAAGTGAATTTGGCAATATGTATATTGCAGGTATGGAGAACAAGCAGCTGAAGCGACGAGTGAAAGCTTTACTGCTGCTGGTCACAAGGCTAAAAGTTCCAAGTAGTTTATGCCTGGAGTTCTTCAATTGAGGTTATCTATCGTACTATCAGAAACTGCCACTTTGGCTTTTTatttcccattttttttttctctaagaaaagacatggttgttgttgttgatgttatCCTTCCTGTTTTCACTGTGTGAATGGGATTTGGATCCTCTCGTTTTTCTATAATTTAGAGAAAGACAGTTACCATGTGAGAACCCACCATGATTTGTCATGAGATCCACtagttttattgaaataaaaagaagaaaaatctcTCTTTAAGATGACCATATCTcaatgtgtgtgtatataaatatatatatatatatatatatatatatatatatatatatatatatatatatatatatatatatatatatatatatatatatataacatgatGTGCCTGTGTATAGGAACTGTATCTATGGTGTGGGATGCAAGAACTTCAAATATTTATGGTGATGAATGTTGGAAACTAAAATAAGGTTTTAGTTGTGGTGTCCGTGAAAGTGTGTTCATTGTTGGCAGCAGTTGTTTGGGAAGTGCGATTGCAATCACATATCACTTTCACTCGTTGTGGACTGTGCCACTTAGGTACAGACAAATTTTAAATGTGTGTAGGTAATTGGAAGTTTTTAAAAACTCAGTGCTTGAGAAAAAGCTGCCATGATAAGGTGTACTATTCACTGTGACTTTAGTTAGTCATACATAATTCTCTTCTATACGTTATATACTTTATTGTTTTACATGCTACTCACAAGCTTCTCACTGGTTCTTTCCTAACACCGTCGGCTTATCTGCTATGACATTTTACCACTTCTCGGTGGCTGACAATATTAATTGTCAAGCCATTACTTCCAGGGACTAACCACTGAGATTCAGCCAACTTTACTATGTTGAAAACGAACTCATATATCTTAATTCCCACTATTGTATGcactctgttttttttttatttataggtaAATGTTAgtggttaattttttattaatggagggagttaattttttatcagaatttttcaaatcaattttatatactttaaatgtTAGTGAAAGAATTGAATCCATAATTTCTCTCACTCACCCTCCCAACTTTTTATCATTAAGTCAATCTTACAGGTCTTATGTCTACTTTGTTTAAAATTGAGTGAAAGTTATATATACTCTATTTTGAATAATCTTACACTATTATTTAGATTTTCGAAGTTATATGCGATATTTTActagaaattttcaaaaattcctCATAAAAAATCGAATTGAGAGGTTATGGTATTGATCTTTTAAAGAATTACATTAtctatttaaaaacttaattgtaTAAGAGAGGACCCATGTCATGTCATCCCTTGTGGTGGATATTACCTTGTGGTGAACATTATTTCGGTCTATGATTAAGAATGACATTACAATGATAAGAAGATTAATACGAAGAATAACATGTCTTAAACATCTCTTGACTACATATAGTTTATTTTACATAAGTCTACTTAGGTAAAAGATCTATGAAAATGGTATAAAAGTGACATTGTTCATGAGGTAAGGTAGATTTGTTTATTAAGATGTTTGTTGAACCTAACAAAATTGTTGACTTCAACACAGAATGTCCTTGCAAGCACCTACCTCAACATCTTGGTTAATGGCTAAAGAAAAAGTGAtcatcttgaaaaaaaaaaaaaaaagggaagaaagagCAAAGGATAATCTTGTAAGGATACCCAGACTCTATGGACAAGAAACATGGTGAATAGTCTATCCTCCATATGTTTACCACATGAAAAATGAATTTACTACACTAAAACTAATTTAAGAGTTTAATAATGTTAAAGGGTTGttttaactataattattttcttagtgGATGAATTTGGcagcaattaaaaatatattatagatatTTGAGATATCACTTTTAATAAAAGGATGAAGTACTACATGTTGAGTATGATGAAAATATGCATTTTGTAAAGTCTTTCATCTCCTAGGATAAACAAGGGAGTAGGTATTGATGGCTATATAATGGACTATAATAAGTTCATGATGTTTCTTGTCCCAAGTCTAAGGcactttaaaataatgtttgacTTTTCTTATACTTTTATAGTAAAGTATTGTGAGGTATAGTTGAATTTTTGCTCTAGAAAGTATGGATATACTTTGGGTCAAAAGTCAAAGAGTGGTTTATGTGTTGTAGAAATTTTTACATTGTTATTCTTTAGTTGTCTTTAGACAATAGTCATGGTTATTCTCTATATTTGGAGTTTCCacattatattacttgtgtATCCTTGTGTTTAACTATTAGTAGGATTATTCTTAAAGGTAAAGACGATGCATCTTTCCAAACAAGTGGTATTAGAGCTTATGGTTTAGTAGAATTTTTTTAGTATGTTTTATGGTTGTAGCTTAGTTTGATctttcacattaaaaaaatatgaattccTTGTTACTGAAGAGTCATCTTTGTTAGTTGAAATTACAATAAGAAATTTGATGGAAGGATCACTATTAGCATTATATTGGCATGATGAATTGTGTAGTAGAGTTCACATTTCTAGCGAGATGCTCCTAGACTGTAGAGGAAGTCGTAGTTGATGTTTGTTCATGGAAGATTGTATTGTGTTGGCACATTTCAGATCTGTTTTGTGTGATGGAGATTTGATCTGTGTGAGTTACGATTTGCAAATTTGATTTGGTTGTTTGTGCGACTCATGAATATGGACTCGAGATTTGTGTTGCTGAACAGAGACACAAAGGGTGCGAATTTGAGTTGTGAGTTCACGAATCTGGTTGTTGCATGGTGAGATGCTAAGCTTTCACGATGGAGAATGTTGTGGTTATGCATTTTTCAACAAGGACGAACGATGGAGCTCGCGATGGTTGGAGATGTAGGTTCATGGAGTTTGAACGATGATAGTGAAGCTCTGATGAGAGTCATGATATGTAAGGTTGTGTTCTTTTGGAAGAAAAGATTTGAGGGAGATGGAGAGAATGAATTTATATGGGTTTGAATGTGaagtttatgttgtttttatttaagaGATTTGGAGTTGATGGCGGAGTGCATTTGAGAATAAcgtttatgaaaatttgagaaGAATTTATCGatatgatagattaaaaaattaaaaaattagaaagtaaaatatctttgatgttaaaaattaatataaagtgACATTCAGGTGAGTTAATTactattttagaatattttttttaaatgaataaattttttatgaaaaaagtattaattaaaataaataaagaatataatatatttggtACATCCTGTCAAATGCTTCCTGTAACACAACACATTTTTTTAGACCAAACCAAAGCTTTGGAATCAGGTCCAAGCATGAGAGAACAAATTCCAACACCCTAGAATCGGttccaaacaaaacaaaacatatttggAATCGATTCCAAGTTTTTCAAATCTAGTTCCAAGTTTTCCAGTATAGGTTTCAAGTTTTCTAGATCTGGTTCCAAGTTTTCTAGATCAAGTTTCAAGTTTTCACAGATTTGGTTCCAAGTCTTCATAGATCCTAACCCTATTATGGATTCTTGAAACTGAGCTTTCTTGTTGAGTTTATCCCTTGTTTGCAAGATATGGGAATTTGatctataattgttttttacaaGGTTCGTGTGATAGTTTGTGTTGTGGATTGTGACATGGTGACAAGGAGGTTTCAATTCTAGTGAGTGTCAAACTATGAAGTTGAGTTACCTTGTAGTGGTGTTCGATAGTGGCTTGTGATGAAGGCTGTGTGTTTTGCATATTTGTTTAAGGGAAAAGGAGATGACGTGGCAACTCCTTGTTAGTCAGATATGTAAGTGGAAGATTGTGACGATATCTCCTTGTTAGTCAGAGTTGAAAGTAGAAGACTATACTATGACGTATGATGGCTCCTAGttgggaaaatttaaaatttttggatgaATCTTTTCTAGCTTTAATTTATACACGAACATTGGTTAACTTTGATACAGGATGTATTGAAATTGTTTAGatgatttaattataagtaAGTATACTCAGTATAATAGCTAGTATagacaatgaaaaaaaaatatatatatatatatatatatattttaatcatgGTAGAATTTGtcgaatataataaaaatatgcataTTGTAAGATATCGCATCTCCTTATATAAACAAGAAAGTGAATGTTGAGAACTATATAATAAATCCAGTAGTTTTTCTTGTTCCAAATCTTAGACACTTGAATGATTTGGTGTTATGGTTAAAAGATTTCAAAGTGGtttatatattgtataaatttttacataatattgttttcttattatctttagataataactataattttttttcaaatttgtagTTTGTActgtattatgtttatttatttctagGTCGAAAAATATAAAGTGAAGTATTTTATACTTATCGTGATTtttataggataatgatatttagataacatttttttcacaacatttgaatattgattatatgtcaatatgtgattggtaaaaaattacttcacaatcaataataataataataaacattattgtggagtaa
Proteins encoded:
- the LOC106777626 gene encoding 60S ribosomal protein L8-3, which encodes MGRVIRAQRKGAGSVFKSHTHHRKGPARFRSLDFGERNGYLKGVVTDIIHDPGRGAPLAKVTFRHPFRYKKQTELFVAAEGLYTGQFLYCGKKATLVVGNVLPLRSIPEGAVICNVEHHVGDRGVFARASGDYAIVISHNPDNDTSRIKLPSGAKKIVPSACRAMIGQVAGGGRTEKPLLKAGNAYHKFRVKRNCWPKVRGVAMNPVEHPHGGGNHQHIGHASTVRRDAPPGQKVGLIAARRTGRLRGQAAATAAKADKTT